In Bacillaceae bacterium S4-13-56, the sequence TAAAATTTTGTCTAGCTCCAGCGAAAAAGCTTCCTCGATTAATCTTCGAAGTTTTTGCCCCGAGTAAGGAAAGCTACATAGAGCTACTTCGCAGAAACAAGTGCTTTCCTTGTTTCGAAGGGCGCTTGCGCTTTTCTTAACTATCAGAATTAAACTTTATTCAGTTGATACTAAACGAAAAAATTAAGCATTTGCCATTAGGACTTGGCGTTAAGCCGAGTTTTTCTAATCCCTCTCGAACGGTGACTGATTGATTTCACTTTATGAATTTTATGTGACATGTGTGTGAAATCACAACAATGATAATGAATCTCATTATATAATCTAATTGAAAATGATTTTCGTTGCTTAATAGGGGGAATGACTGAGATGCAATTATATCAAATTCCATTAGGTCAAAAAGCTAAAGTAAAAGATCTATCCGGGTGTCAATTACTTACTCAAAAACGACTTAATCACTTAGGAATTTTTGAAAATGCCGAAATCTGTATACAAAATAAACTTCCCTTTGGTGGTCCTTGCATGATTACCTGTAATGGACAGTGTATCAGTATTCGAAAAGAAACCGCCAGTTTAATAGATGTGGAGGAGATCCTATGCAAGTAGCTCTATTTGGAAACCCTAACACTGGGAAAACTTCTCTATTTAATGCGCTAACTGGATCCTATGAGTACGTTGGAAACTGGAGCGGGGTTACAGTTGAAAAAAAAGTTGGTCTCTTTAGAAATGGGAAAGGACATCTCATCGACCTTCCAGGAGTATATACACTGAATCCTATTTCAAAGGACGAATCTGTAGTTTCAAATTTTTTACTTCATGAATCATTTCAGGAAATTTTAAACATTGTGGATGCTTCTCAGTTAAAAAGAAATTTGCAGCTAACCCTTCAACTACTGGAGTTTGGAAAACCAGTTATCATTGGATTAAACATGACAGATGTTGCAAAACAGAGAGGGATAGTCGTTCATGAGCAAAAATTAAGCAATAAATTAAAGCTTCCTGTCATCCCCATCATTGCTAGAAATGGAACAGGTGTAAAATTACTTGAAAATAGTCTTACTGATTCAGTTGATAAAGAAAAAGTGTCATTTGCCATTTACTATGGTGGAATTATCGAAAAGGCAATCGATCAGATCTCTAGACTTCTAACAGAAACCTCCCACCAAAAACGTTGGTTAGCTATCCAATTTTTAGAGGATAACCCAATGGTGGTCGACTATTTGCATGAGAAAGAGAACATTGAAAAGTTGAAATTGATCAAAGAAAATTGTTCAAATGAATTAAAGCTGACAGAGGATATTTCATTATCAAGGAAAATATATCAAATTAGAGATCAGTTTATCGAGGATATTTTAAATGACTGTATAGATATAAGTGACAGCGCAACAAACAAAACATTAACAGAAAAAATCGATCAAATTGTTACCCATAAGTTTTTAGGTATTCCAATATTTATTGGACTTATGTATCTCATGTTTATGCTTACATTCAATTGGTTGGGGTTCCCCCTATCTGACAAATTAGATGCCTTTTTCAGCGGTCCACTAACTAATGGAACTGAATTTATTTTAAGTCAGGTGGGTGCAAGTCCATTTATACATGCTTTACTTGTCGATGGTATTATAGCTGGGGTTGGTGGGGTTTTAGTCTTCGTTCCTCAAATCTTTATACTCTTCCTTTTTATATCACTTCTCGAGGATTCGGGTTATATGGCAAGGGTAGCAACTGTAATGGACCGTCTCATGCAAGGGTTAGGCTTAAACGGTAAAGCATTTATTCCTATGATTATTGGTTTTGGATGTAATGTCCCAGGTGTTATGGCTGCCCGTACAGTTGAAGAACCTAAAGAGAGGTTGTTAACCATATTGTTGACACCAATGATGTCTTGCTCCGCACGATTGCCTGTATACGCTCTTTTCGTAGCGGCTTTCTTTGCTCAGCAACAAGCTGCGGTTGTTTTAACACTTTATATTATGGGGATTGTCATCGCCATGTTGTTAGCAAAGCTATTTTCCAACACCATTTTAAAGCATGAAGAATCCTTTTTTGTTATTGAACTTCCTCCTTACCGTTTTCCACAATGGAAAACACTATGGAGAAGTACTTGGGAAAAAGGAAAGGGCTTTGTTAGAAAAGCAGGTACCTTTATTTTTGCAGGTTCCGTATTTATTTGGTTGTTATCCTATTCTGGACCAAGCGGACTAAATGTTCCGATGGACGAAAGCTTTTTGGCTATGATTGGTGGCTTAATAGCACCTATTCTAGAACCACTTGGATTTGGTACATGGCAAGCAGGAGTAGCGTTACTTACTGGATTTTTAGCTAAAGAAGTAGTAGTAGCTACAATGGCTATTGTATATGCAGTCCCAGAAGCATCGATAACATCAGTATTGCTAGAGACCTTTACACCAATTTCTGCTTTTAGCTTTATGGTATTTGTGCTTTTATATACACCGTGTTTGGCTACCGTTGCAACTATAAGTCGAGAGTCCGGATCCAGAAAAATCACTTTCTTTAACATTGCTTATTCCTTAGTACTAGCATATATTCTATCGCTTATTATTTATCAAGTTGGATCCTGGTTCACGGGAATGTAAGGAGATGATTTCAATGATATTTAGCTGGCTTGTAGGAGTTGTTATTTTCAGTTATGCAGGATACTCCCTTTATCGTTTTATCCAAAAAAGCAAAAAAGGGAAATGCGAGGCTTGTGACTTAAAAGAAGGATGCACAACCATTGAATCCAATTGTTGCAGTGGAGTTCCGACAAGTGAACAGAAGTTTAAAACATACTAGGACAAGAGTTGTTTTATGAAAGAAATCAAAAGATGATTCCTCTTATTTTTAAGGGATCATCTTTTATATTGGAAAAATTAGCAACTTATAATATGGAAACACCTTAATGTATTGATGTCACATAAGTGAAACTTCAATCAGTGTCCATCCCCCATTGATTGTCAGCACCCACCTCTTTAAAGGCTCTTGAACCAATCGGACATTTTCAGGCAGTTAATCCCCAC encodes:
- a CDS encoding FeoA family protein, which encodes MQLYQIPLGQKAKVKDLSGCQLLTQKRLNHLGIFENAEICIQNKLPFGGPCMITCNGQCISIRKETASLIDVEEILCK
- a CDS encoding FeoB-associated Cys-rich membrane protein — translated: MIFSWLVGVVIFSYAGYSLYRFIQKSKKGKCEACDLKEGCTTIESNCCSGVPTSEQKFKTY
- the feoB gene encoding ferrous iron transport protein B codes for the protein MQVALFGNPNTGKTSLFNALTGSYEYVGNWSGVTVEKKVGLFRNGKGHLIDLPGVYTLNPISKDESVVSNFLLHESFQEILNIVDASQLKRNLQLTLQLLEFGKPVIIGLNMTDVAKQRGIVVHEQKLSNKLKLPVIPIIARNGTGVKLLENSLTDSVDKEKVSFAIYYGGIIEKAIDQISRLLTETSHQKRWLAIQFLEDNPMVVDYLHEKENIEKLKLIKENCSNELKLTEDISLSRKIYQIRDQFIEDILNDCIDISDSATNKTLTEKIDQIVTHKFLGIPIFIGLMYLMFMLTFNWLGFPLSDKLDAFFSGPLTNGTEFILSQVGASPFIHALLVDGIIAGVGGVLVFVPQIFILFLFISLLEDSGYMARVATVMDRLMQGLGLNGKAFIPMIIGFGCNVPGVMAARTVEEPKERLLTILLTPMMSCSARLPVYALFVAAFFAQQQAAVVLTLYIMGIVIAMLLAKLFSNTILKHEESFFVIELPPYRFPQWKTLWRSTWEKGKGFVRKAGTFIFAGSVFIWLLSYSGPSGLNVPMDESFLAMIGGLIAPILEPLGFGTWQAGVALLTGFLAKEVVVATMAIVYAVPEASITSVLLETFTPISAFSFMVFVLLYTPCLATVATISRESGSRKITFFNIAYSLVLAYILSLIIYQVGSWFTGM